One genomic window of Cellulophaga sp. Hel_I_12 includes the following:
- a CDS encoding TolC family protein produces the protein MKRIFTILILFTSMGSFAQTLEEYFKVAADNNPGLLSQYKEFEAALQKVPQVSTLPDPSLSVSAFGQMVETRVGPQMARFSLSQMFPWFGTLKAQGDAATLMAEAKYQSFLDAQNKLYYDVSAAYFPLYELQEWAKIEERNVAILESYKTISNSKFKNGAGTLVDVLRVDIMLKESQTNLKILNKKGTPLLALFNKLLNRGELESVIISDTLIIDPMQLAYVKDSLVVNHPLLNALELRIKAGQASERAASKQGLPKLGIGLDYIMVGERTDLAPGVATPPDNGKDAIMPMVSVTLPIFRRKYRAAVKEAQLMQESYTLQKTEVTNSLNSNYEMVLFDIRQQTDLISLFDQQIKESEQALNLLFRSYSNSGKDFEEVLRMQQQLLRYDKLKISALTQYQIALAKLNYITAKK, from the coding sequence ATGAAAAGGATATTTACAATACTAATACTATTTACAAGCATGGGATCGTTTGCCCAGACCTTGGAAGAATATTTCAAGGTTGCTGCCGATAATAATCCTGGACTGCTTTCTCAATACAAAGAATTTGAGGCTGCATTACAAAAAGTACCACAAGTAAGTACTTTGCCCGATCCATCACTTTCGGTGAGTGCGTTTGGTCAAATGGTTGAGACAAGGGTAGGGCCACAAATGGCTAGGTTTTCGTTATCCCAGATGTTCCCTTGGTTTGGGACATTAAAAGCACAGGGCGACGCTGCAACTTTAATGGCCGAGGCCAAGTATCAATCTTTTTTAGATGCACAGAATAAACTTTACTATGATGTGTCAGCTGCATACTTTCCTTTGTATGAACTCCAAGAATGGGCAAAAATAGAGGAAAGGAATGTTGCTATTCTAGAATCATATAAAACCATTTCCAATTCAAAATTTAAAAATGGAGCAGGAACATTGGTAGATGTTTTGCGTGTGGATATCATGTTAAAGGAGTCGCAGACAAATTTGAAAATTCTAAATAAGAAGGGAACTCCCTTGTTAGCATTATTCAATAAATTATTAAACCGTGGTGAATTAGAATCTGTTATCATCAGCGACACCTTGATTATAGACCCAATGCAATTAGCTTATGTAAAGGACTCACTTGTTGTAAACCATCCTCTTTTGAATGCACTTGAATTGAGGATAAAGGCGGGGCAGGCTTCTGAAAGAGCAGCAAGCAAACAAGGCTTACCAAAATTAGGGATAGGTTTAGATTATATAATGGTTGGGGAGCGTACTGATTTAGCACCAGGAGTTGCTACTCCACCCGATAATGGAAAGGATGCTATAATGCCAATGGTAAGTGTTACCCTTCCTATTTTTAGGCGAAAATATAGAGCGGCAGTTAAAGAGGCTCAATTAATGCAAGAAAGTTATACACTTCAAAAAACAGAAGTGACAAATTCGTTGAATTCAAATTACGAAATGGTACTGTTTGATATTCGGCAACAAACCGATTTAATTTCACTTTTTGATCAACAAATTAAGGAATCGGAGCAAGCGCTCAATCTTTTATTTAGGTCATATTCTAATTCAGGAAAGGATTTCGAAGAGGTTTTGAGAATGCAACAGCAATTACTTAGATACGACAAACTGAAAATAAGTGCGTTAACACAATATCAAATTGCATTGGCTAAATTAAATTATATCACAGCGAAAAAATAA
- a CDS encoding multicopper oxidase domain-containing protein, translating into MKTKLIILFLLALTTGVFAQEVQVTEGNLNNLPVREHTITLREATVNKAGKEVMGMTVNGTIPGPTLEFTEGEYAVIYVKNEMSEETSVHWHGLLLPNFYDGVPYLNTPPIEPGHTQKYEFPIKQSGTYWYHSHTMLQEQSGVYGSIVIKPKEKTLEYDKELVLMLSDWTNEKPMNVLRNLKRGNEWYGIRKGTATPLNQVIARGAFGAQLNFWRQRMEGADIADVYYPAFLINGEEGIEYPEFKAGEKVRLRIIDGAASTSFWMTFGGETPVLVSSDGLDVVPLERNKTFIGVAETYDFIVTVPQEGKMEFRITAQDGSGTASAFLGKGEVLPAEIVERPDKIGMMQKMAKMNMKMGAPALKYRPKKDERFEMKEEYGMQMGKMEGMKMDEEMKMNQSKMPEMDMSKLKDSLGMGKMEGMKMDHSKMSGMDMNKPEDTTAMGKMDHSNMAGLDMKKDKKMSGTKMPKDSMSMDQSKMEGMKMDHSNMVGMAMQKPKDTTAMGKMDHSNMSGMDMKKDETMSGMDMKKEDSMPGMKMEGMDLFAEYNYDYLKSPNKTTYDKNVPVKEILLNLTGNMNRYIWSMNGVPLSEADNIKINNKEVTRITFNNLTMMHHPMHLHGHFFRVLNANGEYSPLKHTVNVPPMQEMTIEFYGNNGDEYGDWFFHCHILYHMMGGMARVVSYDTPRDPRMGEFPASKIIAETDKWYSWGLVDAASHTTGFNLMTSNIRNQFNASFEYGWNQNLEGEFTYERYLHDYLRIFGGVNFENSTRDSLDEFSTTAVVGVRYLTPYLFNLDVRVDSKLRPRIGLGRSIMIFPKLSVFGYYEYQIDLGFVDDLPINKDFTSETVWSAGAEYMLSRNFSLMGSYDNRFGAGGGLSIRF; encoded by the coding sequence ATGAAAACAAAACTAATAATACTATTCCTACTTGCATTAACTACTGGCGTTTTTGCTCAGGAAGTGCAAGTAACTGAAGGAAATCTAAATAATCTTCCAGTACGAGAACACACGATTACCTTACGTGAGGCTACCGTAAACAAAGCAGGGAAAGAGGTTATGGGAATGACCGTTAACGGAACAATTCCTGGTCCTACCTTAGAATTTACTGAAGGAGAATACGCGGTTATTTATGTAAAAAACGAAATGAGCGAAGAAACATCGGTGCATTGGCACGGTTTGTTATTGCCTAATTTCTATGATGGCGTCCCGTATTTAAATACTCCACCTATCGAACCTGGGCATACACAGAAATACGAGTTCCCTATCAAACAATCTGGAACTTATTGGTATCATTCGCATACGATGTTACAAGAACAAAGTGGTGTATACGGTTCAATTGTGATAAAACCCAAAGAAAAAACGTTGGAATATGACAAGGAATTGGTATTGATGTTATCTGATTGGACAAACGAAAAGCCAATGAATGTTCTTCGTAATCTAAAACGAGGTAATGAATGGTATGGCATACGAAAAGGAACGGCAACACCTTTAAACCAAGTAATTGCACGTGGAGCATTTGGCGCACAGCTTAATTTCTGGCGACAACGTATGGAAGGTGCAGATATAGCAGATGTATACTATCCTGCATTTTTAATAAATGGCGAAGAAGGTATTGAGTATCCAGAATTTAAAGCTGGTGAAAAGGTACGATTGCGAATTATAGATGGTGCCGCCTCAACGTCCTTTTGGATGACGTTTGGTGGGGAAACACCTGTATTGGTTTCTTCAGATGGATTAGATGTTGTTCCTTTAGAAAGAAATAAAACATTTATAGGTGTAGCCGAAACGTATGACTTTATTGTCACGGTACCACAAGAAGGTAAGATGGAATTTAGAATTACTGCGCAGGATGGTTCTGGTACTGCATCAGCTTTTCTTGGAAAAGGCGAAGTGCTGCCAGCCGAGATTGTTGAGAGGCCAGATAAGATAGGAATGATGCAGAAAATGGCAAAGATGAATATGAAAATGGGAGCCCCCGCTTTAAAGTATCGCCCAAAAAAGGATGAACGTTTTGAGATGAAAGAAGAATATGGTATGCAGATGGGTAAAATGGAAGGTATGAAAATGGATGAAGAAATGAAGATGAACCAATCTAAAATGCCTGAAATGGATATGAGTAAGCTAAAGGATTCTTTGGGAATGGGTAAAATGGAAGGTATGAAGATGGATCATTCAAAGATGTCTGGAATGGATATGAATAAGCCAGAAGATACTACAGCAATGGGCAAGATGGACCATTCTAATATGGCAGGATTGGATATGAAAAAAGACAAGAAAATGTCTGGAACGAAAATGCCTAAAGATTCTATGTCAATGGATCAATCTAAAATGGAGGGTATGAAGATGGATCATTCCAATATGGTAGGAATGGCTATGCAGAAACCAAAAGATACTACAGCAATGGGCAAGATGGACCATTCTAATATGTCGGGAATGGATATGAAGAAAGACGAAACAATGTCTGGAATGGATATGAAAAAAGAGGATTCTATGCCAGGAATGAAGATGGAAGGAATGGATCTATTTGCCGAATACAATTATGATTATTTGAAGTCGCCCAACAAAACGACCTATGATAAGAATGTTCCCGTTAAGGAAATATTACTAAACCTTACTGGTAATATGAATCGTTACATCTGGAGTATGAATGGTGTACCATTGTCTGAGGCTGATAACATCAAAATAAATAATAAAGAAGTAACACGCATTACCTTCAATAACCTGACGATGATGCACCACCCAATGCACTTGCACGGGCATTTCTTTAGAGTACTTAATGCAAATGGAGAATACTCGCCATTAAAGCACACGGTAAATGTGCCACCAATGCAAGAAATGACTATCGAGTTTTATGGAAATAATGGCGATGAATATGGTGATTGGTTTTTCCATTGCCACATTTTATATCATATGATGGGTGGTATGGCAAGAGTAGTGTCTTATGATACACCAAGAGATCCAAGAATGGGTGAATTTCCAGCTTCAAAAATTATTGCAGAAACAGATAAATGGTATTCTTGGGGATTGGTAGATGCCGCGTCGCATACTACTGGTTTTAATTTAATGACCTCTAATATTAGAAATCAATTTAATGCCTCCTTTGAATATGGGTGGAACCAGAATCTGGAAGGAGAATTTACGTATGAACGTTATTTACATGATTATTTGAGAATTTTTGGTGGTGTTAATTTTGAGAATTCAACACGTGATAGCTTAGATGAATTTAGCACAACAGCAGTTGTTGGAGTAAGATATTTAACACCTTACTTATTCAATTTAGATGTGCGCGTTGATAGTAAATTAAGACCAAGAATTGGTCTGGGACGTAGCATAATGATATTCCCAAAACTGTCTGTATTCGGTTATTATGAATATCAAATAGATTTAGGTTTCGTAGATGACTTACCAATAAATAAAGACTTCACTTCAGAAACCGTATGGAGTGCAGGAGCAGAATATATGCTATCAAGAAATTTTTCATTAATGGGAAGTTATGATAATCGTTTTGGAGCAGGTGGCGGATTATCAATAAGATTTTAA
- a CDS encoding heme-binding domain-containing protein encodes MKIVKIITLVLLVAFVGIQFIPTTRNQSDLIPETDFMLVNKVPETIQKKLQVSCYDCHSNNTKYPWYNKIQPVTWFLENHIEEGKAELNFNEWDSLSNRRKKSKLRSIIKQIESGEMPLESYTLIHKDATFTEAEAVEMISYITQLKDSL; translated from the coding sequence ATGAAGATAGTCAAAATTATAACATTGGTTTTATTGGTAGCGTTCGTGGGGATTCAGTTTATTCCTACGACACGTAATCAAAGCGACCTTATACCTGAAACCGACTTTATGTTGGTCAATAAAGTACCTGAAACAATTCAAAAAAAACTTCAAGTATCTTGTTATGATTGCCACAGTAATAATACTAAATATCCATGGTACAATAAAATCCAACCAGTTACTTGGTTTTTAGAAAATCATATAGAAGAAGGAAAAGCTGAACTCAATTTTAACGAATGGGATTCGCTATCAAACCGAAGAAAGAAAAGTAAACTACGGTCAATTATAAAGCAGATTGAAAGTGGTGAAATGCCTTTAGAATCTTACACTTTAATACATAAAGACGCAACATTTACAGAAGCCGAAGCAGTAGAAATGATCAGTTATATAACACAATTAAAAGATAGTCTATAA
- a CDS encoding efflux RND transporter periplasmic adaptor subunit, giving the protein MKTETKKIIKIAFSTLILGLFFGSLLFGGSENKKADEHQHDSENVSETIWTCSMHPQIRKNEPGACPICGMDLIPLEEDNNLELDPMAISMSQTAMQIANISTEIVSKIKPIKSLRLNGKVQADERSVYSQSSHIPGRIERLMVNFTGEYVNKGQVIASIYSPDLVNAQEELFEARKIVETQPQLFNAAKEKLKNWKLSDKQITLILESGVVKEELPIYSDVSGYVTEKMVNLGDYVNKGKAIYQIANLSSVWVLFDVYESDMAWVKKGDEVSFTIPSLPGETFRGKISYIDPVIDPMSRVSKARIEINNKSLKFKPEMFVSGIVDAKLPVKSNVIVIPKTAVMWTGKRSVVYIKNTSSKGVNFVMRDVTLGPSLGNGFVVNEGLQDGEEIAVNGTFSIDAAAQLAGKPSMMNPEGGPAMTGHNHGGGAMPTSDEPQKKPISKKVSVNQKAKDVLKPLLTEYLIMKDALTNDNLDEAKQAGTNILKSMEGINMSLFTGESHSVWMGLSSDLKNTLQHVQHFKTLEEIRKAFQQVSNTMLGLESSFNPNNETLYVLHCPMANNNKGADWLSTSKEIKNPYYGQAMLTCGEVTKEIK; this is encoded by the coding sequence ATGAAAACAGAAACTAAAAAAATAATAAAAATAGCCTTTTCCACCTTGATTTTAGGCTTGTTTTTCGGGTCGCTATTGTTTGGGGGTTCAGAGAATAAAAAAGCTGATGAACACCAACATGATAGTGAAAATGTCAGTGAAACCATTTGGACTTGTTCCATGCATCCACAAATTAGAAAGAATGAGCCAGGCGCTTGTCCAATCTGTGGAATGGATTTAATTCCATTAGAGGAAGATAACAATTTAGAATTGGATCCTATGGCAATTAGCATGTCACAAACTGCAATGCAGATTGCAAATATCTCAACAGAAATAGTGAGTAAAATAAAACCAATCAAGTCTCTCAGGTTGAACGGTAAAGTTCAGGCAGATGAGCGGTCTGTCTATTCTCAGTCATCCCATATACCTGGACGTATAGAAAGGTTAATGGTGAATTTTACTGGTGAATACGTGAACAAAGGACAAGTTATTGCCTCCATTTATTCCCCAGATTTGGTTAATGCTCAAGAAGAGCTTTTCGAGGCCAGAAAAATTGTCGAAACACAGCCTCAATTGTTTAATGCAGCAAAGGAAAAATTAAAGAACTGGAAACTTTCTGATAAACAGATAACACTAATCCTTGAATCAGGAGTCGTTAAAGAGGAATTACCTATTTATTCGGATGTCTCTGGTTATGTAACCGAAAAGATGGTGAATCTAGGTGATTATGTTAATAAGGGTAAAGCCATATATCAAATTGCAAATCTCAGTAGTGTTTGGGTATTATTTGATGTTTACGAATCGGATATGGCATGGGTAAAAAAAGGAGATGAAGTAAGTTTCACTATCCCCTCGTTACCAGGAGAAACATTTAGGGGTAAAATTTCTTATATAGATCCCGTTATTGACCCTATGTCAAGAGTATCAAAGGCAAGAATTGAGATAAACAATAAAAGTTTAAAATTTAAACCTGAAATGTTCGTTTCCGGAATTGTTGATGCAAAATTACCTGTCAAATCAAACGTTATTGTTATTCCAAAAACCGCTGTGATGTGGACAGGTAAACGTTCTGTTGTTTATATTAAAAACACCTCTTCCAAAGGAGTAAATTTTGTGATGCGTGACGTTACTTTAGGACCATCTTTAGGAAATGGATTTGTAGTAAATGAAGGTCTGCAAGATGGAGAGGAAATAGCTGTTAATGGAACCTTTAGTATCGATGCCGCAGCACAACTGGCAGGAAAACCCAGTATGATGAATCCAGAAGGAGGGCCAGCTATGACAGGGCATAATCATGGTGGCGGGGCAATGCCTACCTCAGATGAACCACAGAAAAAACCGATTTCTAAAAAGGTCTCCGTGAATCAAAAGGCAAAAGATGTGCTAAAACCCCTTCTAACCGAATATCTAATAATGAAAGACGCTTTAACCAATGATAATTTGGATGAAGCAAAACAGGCGGGAACGAATATTCTCAAATCCATGGAGGGTATAAATATGTCCTTGTTTACCGGGGAATCGCATAGTGTTTGGATGGGGTTGAGCAGTGATTTAAAGAATACGCTTCAACATGTTCAGCATTTCAAAACACTGGAAGAGATTCGAAAAGCATTTCAACAGGTTTCAAATACTATGCTTGGTTTGGAATCCTCATTTAACCCAAATAATGAAACCCTATATGTTCTGCACTGCCCGATGGCTAATAATAACAAGGGCGCGGATTGGTTGAGCACCTCCAAAGAAATAAAAAACCCATACTATGGGCAGGCAATGCTTACTTGTGGAGAGGTTACTAAAGAAATAAAATAA
- a CDS encoding DUF3347 domain-containing protein, which produces MSKLKLTLGMVALAFMTLTAVSCKDAKKENNNSNEHHSEMSADEDHSKMDHDNNDGHHDGEKTEMTTNGIGDGNAEMVLKDYFNLKDALIADDNAKAKELGGNLAKSLGNLDVSKYVDTQKSELNEIIEDAVEHAEHISESPMEHQREHFKILSKDLTDMVAITGTANTLYEQFCPMYDGGSSWLSRSEEVLNPYYGSKMLKCGKVQKEIN; this is translated from the coding sequence ATGAGCAAATTAAAATTAACATTAGGCATGGTTGCGTTAGCATTTATGACTTTAACAGCGGTGTCTTGTAAAGATGCAAAAAAAGAAAACAATAACTCAAATGAGCACCATTCAGAAATGAGTGCTGATGAAGATCATTCAAAAATGGACCATGATAATAATGATGGTCATCACGACGGTGAGAAAACGGAAATGACAACAAATGGTATTGGAGATGGAAATGCCGAAATGGTACTAAAAGATTATTTTAATCTAAAGGATGCTTTGATAGCAGATGATAATGCAAAAGCAAAAGAATTAGGCGGGAATTTGGCAAAAAGTTTAGGGAATTTAGATGTTTCTAAATACGTAGATACACAAAAATCGGAATTAAATGAAATTATTGAAGATGCCGTAGAACATGCGGAACATATTTCAGAAAGCCCAATGGAACATCAAAGAGAGCATTTTAAAATTTTAAGTAAAGATTTAACAGATATGGTAGCCATTACTGGAACTGCGAATACTTTATATGAGCAATTTTGCCCAATGTACGATGGTGGTAGTTCTTGGTTGAGTAGAAGCGAAGAGGTTCTTAACCCTTATTACGGAAGCAAAATGCTTAAATGTGGTAAGGTGCAAAAAGAGATTAACTAA
- a CDS encoding efflux RND transporter permease subunit, whose translation MLNKLIKYFLENKLVTVLILITLITWGVVTSPFNWDTGFLPKDPVPVDAIPDIGENQQIVFTQWPGRSPQDIEDQISYPMTTYLLGIPGVKTIRSSSIFGFSSIYIIFNDDIEFYWSRSRILEKLNSLPAGLLPDGVTPTLGPDATALGQVYWYTLEGRDKDNNPTGGWDLHEIRTAQDFYVKYGLNAVDGVSEVASIGGFVQEYQIDVNPDALKAYNIPLHKVMQAVQKSNKDVGAKTIEINQAEYLVRGLGYVKKTEDIEKAVVAVQDNVPVRIKDIAVVSLGPATRRGVLDKGGAEVVGGVVVARYGSNPLAVINNVKEKIKEIAPGLPKKTLANGVESQLTIIPFYDRTQLIHETIGTLENALSHEILISIIVVLILVLNLRASIIISSLLPVGVLMTFIVMRYAGVDANVVALSGIAIAIGVMVDVGIIFIENIIRHLEMPENHGVKGKKLMQVIYKATIEVASAITTALATTVVSFVPVFAMESAEGKLFRPLAFTKTFALLSAFALGLVILPAFAHFIFGIDYNKKRVRRFWGILLIVAGIIFSIYAWMILPLALSLIGINNILEPRWSEKYKAFPNYINLGLTIFIASFFLTEEWMPLGPQNGIIINYFFVLFLIGIILAALMAIVHFYTPVLRWCLQNKGKFMLIPFVTLFFGVLIWIGFDSTFGIVAKGFETVGWKSIRQTSGWQAASNRFPGIGSEFMPSLNEGSYLLMPTSMPHSGLEYNKNVVGQLDMILGSIPEVDLVVGKLGRVESALDPAPISMYENIINYKPEFILNEEGHRVHFKVDKKDRFITVHKDTLTNEEALKQGITEKDLIKDDNGEFYRNWRSQIKSPDDIWDEIIRVTKIPGVTSAPKLQPIETRLVMLQTGMRAPMGIKVYGPDLKTIEDFGMQLEVILKEVSSVKAEAVFADRIVGKPYLHLNINRDEISRYGLNVEDVQQSIETAIGGMKISSTVEGRERFPIRVRYPRELRDDPESLSKILIPTPVGAQIPLSQLVDFEYVRGPQAIKSENTFLVGYVLFDKREGNAEVDVVNDAQEAIQKRIDAGELIVPAGISYKFSGSYENQIRAVKRLSIVIPISLIVIFLLLFFQFKTVIASSIHFSGVFVAFAGGFIMLWLYGQDWFMNFAISGVNMRDLFQMHTINLSVAVWVGFIALFGIATDDGVIMGTYIHQVFEEKKPDTIEGVRAAVLEAGKKRVRPAMMTAAVAIIALLPVLTSTGKGADIMIPMAIPTFGGMTIQIMTMFVVPVLQAYWRETVIKNQTKKLK comes from the coding sequence ATGCTTAATAAACTCATAAAATATTTTTTAGAGAACAAACTGGTTACCGTTCTCATTTTAATAACTTTAATTACTTGGGGAGTTGTTACTTCTCCCTTTAATTGGGACACAGGATTCCTTCCGAAGGATCCCGTACCAGTCGATGCCATACCCGATATTGGAGAAAACCAGCAAATCGTTTTTACACAATGGCCAGGGCGTTCTCCACAGGATATCGAGGATCAGATATCCTATCCAATGACTACTTATTTATTAGGAATACCGGGTGTAAAGACCATTCGAAGTTCTTCTATATTCGGATTTTCCAGTATCTATATTATTTTTAATGATGATATAGAATTTTATTGGTCGCGTTCTCGTATTCTAGAAAAACTAAATTCGTTACCGGCAGGTCTATTACCTGATGGTGTAACCCCAACCTTGGGACCAGATGCAACTGCGTTGGGTCAAGTATATTGGTATACTTTAGAAGGCAGAGACAAAGATAACAACCCTACTGGTGGTTGGGATCTACACGAAATACGAACCGCACAAGATTTTTATGTAAAATATGGACTTAATGCCGTTGATGGTGTTTCTGAAGTTGCTTCCATTGGTGGATTCGTACAAGAATATCAGATAGATGTAAACCCAGATGCCCTTAAAGCATATAATATTCCATTGCACAAAGTAATGCAGGCTGTACAGAAATCTAACAAGGATGTAGGCGCAAAAACCATAGAAATCAACCAAGCGGAATATCTCGTAAGAGGTTTAGGATACGTTAAAAAAACAGAAGATATTGAAAAAGCCGTTGTTGCCGTTCAGGATAACGTTCCCGTCCGTATTAAAGATATTGCAGTTGTTAGTTTAGGGCCTGCTACGCGTAGAGGGGTGCTTGACAAAGGTGGGGCGGAAGTTGTAGGCGGAGTTGTAGTCGCAAGATATGGCTCAAATCCATTAGCAGTTATTAATAATGTAAAGGAAAAAATAAAGGAAATAGCTCCAGGATTACCAAAAAAGACATTGGCTAATGGAGTTGAAAGTCAACTAACCATTATTCCATTTTATGACCGTACACAACTAATACATGAGACCATTGGGACTCTAGAAAATGCCCTATCACACGAAATTCTGATTAGTATAATTGTTGTGTTAATTCTGGTACTGAATTTACGAGCTTCTATTATCATTTCGAGTTTATTGCCAGTTGGTGTATTAATGACCTTTATCGTCATGCGATATGCAGGAGTAGATGCCAATGTAGTGGCACTTTCGGGTATAGCTATTGCTATTGGGGTCATGGTCGATGTCGGGATCATCTTCATAGAAAATATTATTCGCCATCTAGAAATGCCCGAAAACCATGGAGTAAAAGGTAAGAAACTAATGCAGGTAATCTATAAGGCGACCATTGAGGTGGCATCGGCAATTACCACGGCGTTAGCTACTACAGTAGTCAGTTTTGTCCCTGTTTTTGCTATGGAATCTGCCGAAGGAAAACTTTTTAGACCATTAGCCTTTACCAAAACTTTTGCATTGTTAAGTGCTTTTGCTCTGGGTCTTGTTATACTACCAGCCTTCGCACATTTCATATTTGGCATCGACTATAACAAAAAAAGGGTTCGCAGATTCTGGGGCATCCTATTGATCGTGGCGGGGATTATATTCTCGATTTATGCCTGGATGATATTACCACTGGCTCTCAGTTTAATTGGAATAAATAATATTTTAGAACCCAGATGGTCCGAAAAATATAAGGCATTTCCCAATTACATCAATTTAGGGCTAACGATTTTCATTGCTTCTTTTTTTCTTACAGAAGAGTGGATGCCATTAGGCCCTCAAAACGGTATTATTATCAACTACTTTTTTGTTTTGTTTTTGATTGGAATTATTTTGGCAGCATTAATGGCTATTGTTCATTTTTACACACCTGTATTAAGATGGTGTTTGCAAAATAAAGGAAAATTTATGCTTATCCCTTTTGTGACGCTGTTTTTTGGAGTATTGATTTGGATTGGATTCGATAGTACTTTTGGAATTGTAGCTAAAGGCTTTGAAACTGTAGGATGGAAAAGCATTAGACAAACTTCGGGTTGGCAAGCCGCCTCAAATAGATTTCCTGGAATAGGTTCGGAGTTTATGCCATCTTTAAATGAAGGCAGCTATCTATTAATGCCAACCTCAATGCCACATTCAGGATTAGAATATAATAAGAATGTGGTAGGACAATTAGATATGATTTTGGGAAGTATTCCAGAGGTGGATTTAGTAGTTGGAAAGTTAGGTCGTGTAGAATCTGCATTGGATCCAGCACCTATTTCAATGTATGAGAACATCATCAATTATAAGCCTGAATTCATTTTAAATGAAGAGGGTCATAGGGTTCATTTTAAAGTAGATAAAAAAGACAGATTCATTACCGTTCATAAAGATACCCTAACCAATGAAGAAGCTTTGAAGCAGGGGATTACCGAAAAGGATTTAATCAAAGATGATAATGGTGAATTCTACCGTAACTGGCGGTCACAGATTAAATCGCCAGATGATATTTGGGATGAAATAATAAGAGTAACCAAAATACCAGGGGTCACTTCCGCTCCAAAATTGCAGCCTATAGAAACGCGGTTAGTGATGTTGCAAACTGGTATGCGTGCTCCTATGGGAATAAAAGTATATGGTCCTGATTTGAAAACCATTGAGGATTTTGGGATGCAATTAGAAGTGATACTAAAAGAAGTGTCATCCGTTAAGGCCGAAGCAGTATTTGCCGATCGTATTGTCGGAAAACCTTATTTGCACCTTAATATTAACAGAGATGAAATTTCAAGATATGGACTTAATGTTGAAGACGTACAACAAAGTATTGAAACCGCTATTGGTGGAATGAAAATATCTTCTACAGTCGAAGGTAGAGAGCGTTTCCCAATTAGAGTGCGTTATCCAAGAGAATTAAGGGATGACCCAGAGTCCTTAAGTAAGATATTGATTCCTACACCTGTGGGGGCTCAGATTCCACTTTCACAATTAGTCGATTTTGAATATGTAAGGGGACCACAAGCCATCAAAAGTGAAAATACTTTTTTAGTTGGTTATGTTCTTTTCGATAAACGAGAAGGCAATGCAGAAGTAGATGTTGTAAACGATGCACAAGAAGCTATTCAAAAAAGAATTGATGCTGGGGAATTAATCGTTCCTGCTGGAATTAGCTATAAATTTTCAGGTAGTTATGAAAACCAGATTAGAGCAGTAAAAAGATTGTCTATCGTAATACCCATCAGTTTGATCGTAATATTCTTGCTCCTTTTCTTTCAGTTCAAAACCGTCATTGCATCATCTATTCACTTTTCGGGCGTATTTGTCGCTTTTGCGGGAGGATTTATCATGCTGTGGCTTTATGGGCAGGATTGGTTCATGAATTTCGCTATATCAGGTGTCAATATGCGTGATCTGTTTCAAATGCATACCATCAATTTAAGTGTTGCAGTTTGGGTAGGTTTTATTGCCCTGTTTGGAATAGCCACAGATGATGGTGTTATCATGGGAACCTATATACATCAAGTTTTTGAGGAAAAAAAACCAGATACAATAGAAGGAGTAAGGGCAGCTGTTTTGGAGGCAGGTAAAAAAAGAGTTCGTCCAGCAATGATGACAGCAGCTGTGGCAATTATTGCACTCTTACCAGTTCTAACCTCTACGGGGAAAGGAGCAGATATTATGATTCCTATGGCTATCCCAACCTTTGGTGGTATGACCATACAGATTATGACCATGTTTGTAGTTCCTGTTCTCCAAGCGTATTGGAGAGAAACAGTTATTAAAAATCAAACTAAAAAATTGAAATAA